In a single window of the Gossypium hirsutum isolate 1008001.06 chromosome A13, Gossypium_hirsutum_v2.1, whole genome shotgun sequence genome:
- the LOC107894513 gene encoding uncharacterized protein, with translation MKANNFQRVRNRCRMQNGLDMSAEGRSGGPALTWKEGVDVNIQNYSKYHIDALVRYENNKSVRFTGFYGDANPSLRNSSWNMVRRIGGMVGKDWIVGGDFNAILNDAEKEGGCRKARSQINEFKDLVDELALINIKPDKGWFTWVNNRDRNTMIKEILDRFLTSVPVTENFPFLATYVVRQTNSEHDVIVLDTWGCKPKMHNIYPRLSFKYDICWVTEVEAKNIIKGTWQCNDNNFMDKLNNMCLSLGLWKRGHFNKMKKDIRRLENKIDRIIESPQGIHNNRDICDVARNYFCNLFQSNNNADYSHVLNNIRLCVTKESNDWLEKSYAESKIVQAIKQMDPRKAPGVDGPSGNFFKHNWEIVGKDSICFCLDILNGYKDVSTLNKTMIIRIPKICDPNDITNYRPISLCRFIYKIISKVLANRLKVILPNCISPNQSAFVLGRMIHDNNLIAHELLHYLQSPKNGPNKGLVVKLDMSKAYDRVEWEFLEAIMLKMDFSNRWVKQVMNCVRIVHYIECNNTLSDVIIPESGLRQGDPLSPYFFLFCMEALSRMLLHMQDNNVLRGIRASINGLRINHLFVEDDALIFVKNKNSDIVDLVNILKNFTTVSGQEINFSKSMVLFSQNTSTVHRQRIGDLLRIEVVEKLDNCLGLPLPIGKKKYLALNEINNCLSCRINSWTKRILSFGSKKIFIKVILQSLPTYAMSVFLATKGVVDDMQTKISRVWWSSKDRGKFWTMISWKKLCQPKGIGGLGFRDIHLFNMALLGRQVWRLINNKDTLYYKVLSFKYFPTENIFNPKKVDRSSFTWRSITATARVFKDGLSWQVACGDHFYIHTDNWGMEGLNGEAIKSNLLNQNEHSIRDLWHNESRNHEILPTKVKIAFIHSALSQGCLRCGAEFETLVHALKDCPDSRATLMIGDLDSSILTKEYDRGIEWLEDMLRILNKKVMADFMTILWNCWNNRNNRVFKGKEDKAMDVWNKACMHSNDFQIHNQLNVPILSTQIIDRKWEKPLKNCIKINFDVSIGNNRTSFGVIVRDDDGFFWVKVVASKMYSFQIRRLNG, from the exons ATGAAAGCTAATAATTTCCAGCGTGTTCGAAATAGGTGCAGAATGCAAAATGGATTGGATATGAGTGCTGAAGGACGAAGTGGGGGTCCCGCCTTGACTTGGAAGGAAGGTGTTGATGTCAACATTCAAAATTATTCTAAGTACCATATTGATGCCCTTGTTCGTTATGAGAATAACAAAAGTGTTCGTTTCACTGGTTTCTACGGTGATGCAAACCCGAGTCTTAGAAATAGCTCGTGGAACATGGTAAGGAGGATTGGTGGAATGGTAGGCAAGGACTGGATTGTTGGAGGGGATTTTAATGCAATTTTAAATGATGCCGAGAAAGAGGGTGGTTGCAGGAAGGCCAGGTCGCAGATAAACGAGTTTAAGGATCTTGTGGACGAGCTGGCTCTTATTAATATCAAGCCTGATAAAGGATGGTTTACCTGGGTGAATAACAGGGACAGAAATACTATGATTAAGGAAATATTGGATAGATTCCTTACTTCTGTGCCTGTTACTGAGAATTTCCCCTTTCTGGCTACTTATGTGGTGCGTCAGACAAATTCCGAGCATGATGTAATCGTGTTGGATACTTGGGGCTGCAAACCTAAAATGCATAATATTTATCCCAGGCTTAGTTTCAAGTATGATATATGTTGGGTTACAGAGGTGGAAGCCAAGAACATCATTAAAGGCACCTGGCAATGCAACGATAATAACTTTATGGATAAGCTTAATAATATGTGCTTGTCGCTAGGTCTGTGGAAACGTGGACATTTTAACAAGATGAAAAAGGATATACGTAGATTGGAAAATAAGATTGATAGAATCATTGAATCGCCTCAAGGAATTCACA ATAATAGAGATATCTGCGATGTTGCTAGAAACTACTTTTGTAACTTGTTTCAATCCAATAACAATGCTGATTATAGCCATGTTTTGAATAATATCAGGCTGTGCGTCACCAAAGAGTCCAATGATTGGCTGGAAAAAAGCTACGCAGAGAGTAAAATTGTCCAAGCCATTAAGCAGATGGATCCTAGGAAGGCCCCTGGAGTGGATGGTCCCTCGGGGAATTTCTTCAAGCACAactgggagattgttggaaaagaTAGTATTTGTTTCTGTCTTGATATTCTAAATGGATATAAAGATGTTTCCACTCTCAATAAAACTATGATAATCCGTATTCCTAAAATTTGTGATCCTAATGACATTACTAATTATCGTCCGATCAGTTTATGCAGGTTTATCTATAAGATCATCTCCAAAGTTCTTGCCAATAGACTCAAAGTTATTCTCCCTAATTGCATAAGTCCAAATCAGAGCGCATTTGTCCTTGGGAGAATGATACATGACAATAATTTGATAGCTCATGAATTACTCCACTACCTTCAAAGCCCAAAAAATGGTCCCAATAAAGGTCTCGTAGTTAAGCTCGATATGAGCAAAGCTTACGATCGAGTGGAGTGGGAATTTTTGGAGGCAATAATGTTAAAGATGGATTTCAGTAATAGATGGGTTAAACAAGTTATGAATTGTGTTCGAATCGTGCACTATATTGAGTGTAATAATACTTTGTCTGATGTTATTATTCCCGAGAGTGGACTTCGTCAAGGAGACCCCCTCTCcccttattttttccttttttgtatgGAAGCACTCTCAAGAATGCTTCTTCATATGCAGGATAATAATGTCTTACGTGGTATAAGGGCCAGTATTAATGGTTTAAGAATTAACCACCTTTTTGTTGAGGATGATGcccttatttttgttaaaaataaaaatagtgatATTGTGGATTTAGTTAATATATTAAAGAACTTTACTACTGTTTCAGGGCAGGAGATAAACTTCAGTAAGTCTATGGTTCTTTTTAGCCAAAATACTTCAACTGTACATAGACAAAGAATTGGTGACTTGCTAAGGATAGAAGTTGTTGAGAAACTAGATAATTGTCTAGGGCTTCCTCTGCCTATTGGTAAGAAAAAATATTTGGCTCTTAATGAGATTAACAATTGTTTGTCATGCAGAATCAATAGCTGGACAAAGAGAATATTATCATTTGGAAGCAAAAAGATTTTTATTAAGGTGATTCTCCAGTCTTTACCTACATATGCAATGTCAGTCTTTCTTGCTACTAAGGGGGTTGTCGATGATATGCAAACAAAAATAAGCAGAGTTTGGTGGTCTAGCAAAGATCGAGGTAAATTCTGGACAATGATCTCTTGGAAGAAGTTGTGTCAACCTAAGGGTATAGGAGGGCTTGGATTTAGGGATATCCACCTTTTTAATATGGCACTTCTTGGTCGGCAGGTTTGGAGGCTTATTAATAATAAAGACACTCTCTACTATAAAGTCCTCAGTTTCAAGTACTTTCCTACTGAGAATATTTTTAATCCTAAAAAAGTTGACAGATCCTCGTTTACTTGGAGAAGTATTACTGCTACAGCAAGGGTTTTTAAGGATGGCTTAAGTTGGCAAGTTGCATGTGGTGACCATTTTTATATTCATACAGACAATTGGGGGATGGAAGGTCTAAATGGGGAAGCTATTAAGTCAAACCTGTTAAACCAAAATGAGCACAGTATTAGAGATCTTTGGCATAACGAGAGTAGAA ATCATGAGATCTTGCCTACTAAAGTTAAAATTGCTTTTATTCATAGTGCCTTGAGTCAAGGTTGCCTTAGGTGTGGTGCCGAGTTTGAGACTCTAGTCCATGCCCTTAAAGACTGCCCGGACTCAAGAGCCACCCTTATGATTGGCGATTTGGATAGCAGCATTCTTACTAAGGAGTACGACAGGGGTATTGAATGGTTGGAAGATATGCTAAGAATTCTTAACAAAAAAGTGATGGCGGACTTCATGACCATCCTGTGGAATTGTTGGAACAACAGAAACAATAGAGTTTTCAAGGGTAAAGAAGATAAGGCGATGGATGTATGGAATAAGGCATGTATGCATAGCAATGATTTTCAAATCCATAACCAGTTAAATGTGCCTATTTTATCTACCCAAATCATTGATAGAAAATGGGAAAAACCCTTGAAAAACtgcattaaaattaattttgatgtgTCTATTGGGAACAACAGAACTAGTTTTGGGGTTATTGTAAGGGATGATGATGGCTTTTTTTGGGTGAAGGTGGTGGCTTCAAAGATGTACAGCTTTCAGATAAGGAGGCTGAATGGGTAG